From the Pleurodeles waltl isolate 20211129_DDA chromosome 6, aPleWal1.hap1.20221129, whole genome shotgun sequence genome, the window AGATTattgctaataaagcagtaggccttagttagcatgagtcgaggcctagccgcctgactctcatattaaagggAGTGCAGAatgattaggcaaatgagtattttgaccacatcatcctctttatgcatgttgtcttactccaagctgtataggctcgaaagcctactaccaattaagcatattaggtgatgtgcatctctgtaatgagaaggggtgtggtctaatgacatcaacaccctatatcaggtgtgcataattattaggcaacttcctttcctttggcaaaatgggtcaaaagaaggacttgacaggctcagaaaagtcaaaaatagtgagatatcttgcagagggatgcagcactcttaaaattgcaaagcttctgaagcgtgatcatcgaacaatcaagcgtttcattcaaaatagtcaacagggtcgcaagaagcgtgtggaaaaaccaaggcgcaaaataactgcccatgaactgagaaaagtcaagcgtgcagctgccacgatgccacttgccaccagtttggccatatttcagagctgcaacatcactggagtgcccaaaagcacaaggtatgcaatactcagagacatggccaaggtaagaaaggctgaaagacgaccaccactgaacaagacacacaagctgaaacgtcaagactgggccaagaaatatctcaagactgatttttctaaggttttatggactgatgaaatgagagtgagtcttgatgggccagatggatgggcccgtggctggattggtaaagggcagagagctccagtccgactcagacgccagcaaggtggaggtggagtactggtttgggctggtatcatcaaagatgagcttgtggggccttttcgggttgaggatggagtcaagctcaactcccagtcctactgccagttcctggaagacaccttcttcaagcagtggtacaggaagaagtctgcatccttcaagaaaaacatgattttcatgcaggacaatgctccatcacacgcgtccaagtactccacagcgtgactggcaagaaagggtataaaagaagtaaatctaatgacatggcctccttgttcacctgatctgaaccccattgagaacctgtggtccatcatcaaatgtgagatttacaaggagggaaaacagtacacctctctgaacagtgtctgggaggctgtggttgctgctgcacgcaatgttgatggtgaacagatcaaaacactgacagaatccatggatggcaggcttttgagtgtccttgcaaagaaaggtggctatattggtcactgatttgtttttgttttgtttttgaatgtcagaaatgtatatttgtgaatgttgagatgttatattggtttcactggtaataataaataattgaaatgggtatatatttttttttgttaagttgcctaataattatgcacagtaatagtcacctgcacacacagatatccccctaacatagctaaaactaaaaacaaactaaaaactacttccaaaaatattcagctttgatattaatgagttttttgggttcattgagaacatggttgttgttcaataataaaattaatcctcaaaaatacaacttgcctaataattctgcactccctgtaaatgtatttttctattgtgcagtgtgctgacttgctaaaggacatgaacccttgttttttttaagttagaagctgaatgtaactgtagtagatccgtccTCATGAAATTCACACTGCTTATAGTAACATTtcttttgctaaatgcaacagtgtagattaacaaggtcgcttaaaccggtacggacaatggagccactgactggagATGTGCAAAGGACCCCAAGAAGATGAAATCATACGGACACatcacccgctaaagacgtcaatcataagcaccaaaaaaatgtgtgggaaatgttgtggggtgacaaaattgatgacttaatatatttttaattggttataggtagtggggtgcaaccccttatccaatcagattttaggggaatgtacaatgaaaaagggataaaaccccttgtcatacggaaatgagttagttagttagggagatgctgatgcgatttgatatgatccagagactttgtcactttgcctagtaactttgctgattttacttagaaccatccttgtccttagtctacccatttacactttacctccttatgagggaagtgcccctctaCCCGGAGCTGAATTACtgatggcgattcaactgatgtcctgaagacgaagacagagcttGTTTGCTGactaaacttggagggtaactatatgacaatgaaattgtgattgtctgtttgcttttcctttctaggtaccagttgcttccttttgacaggagccatagttagatgttttccaaattggtgttacgaaattgttttgcatgaagcccaacatgccaatgctaattagaggttaggtgaggggttcactaaaactgacgcaaacggacaaatgactgaatctatgctttgttgaacaatgcgctaatataCTCTGTTAATGatagtctatgttcacgccgtgttatattctaatgtttgtgattcttgccttgatgaaatcttatcagaattgccatatcaagactatgctattatgtttcttggttttgaaactaataaatttgatagtagtattgtaaccaatagggaataaatatcattaaattcatactaaactggtgtggttattcattactgcaaggtcatggtggtgtcttgagtttgattaatgtctttgactaaagtgaaatgcattattgtgataaatattgatgacattattaacgtattaattgacatgttgattagctatcccgtcctaaggtgtctctcaacagggtcaaaagattaattggcctaaaacgagtcctagtgtgaaataatttatcataaagggacgtgttaacataACAATGCAGGCAAAATCAAGCTTACCACCAAAGACAGGGCTGGTCTTTTAAACTCGAACCTGTTTCTCATTTGAGCGGTAAGGAAAGCAGGAGAGAGACGCTCATTCCTCCAGGGAAGAGCTGCTTTGTCATGGAGACAGCCAACAGGGGAAAAAAAAACTCCTCACAATAACCTCCCGGATAGTGAGCACGTGTGCTTGAGCAGGGCCTTTTCTTACAGACTCGTGCCCCACCCATGATGGCTGCTATCCTGGGCTTCTGGGCgttgagtcaccagatcctcggggtctgtgcacgttcccaacatgtccaccactgaatagctccaagactctgatagataaatcacagaggctaagagagttcaagaggggaagaggggattaggaagggaaacagctgggaaggagacctgtagtaagaaaaaggttagaacacacaatatgaaaattatatctcctgaaatcaatactagactatgattctaagcatagtcattctgaaaacatgaacaatctaagaattaagtttaaaatgactaagtttcaagatggccggatacctgtaagggaatcaagatggattaaatgaaaactttcttattcaggtactttcctttacatgagaatcagaaaaacattctgactaaattttaaaccagtcatataaatccttttttgagaatgcatactaggaccatacaatattgcatctagaaactctgatcttctgtgtactcttaaaatgtttcaacacaaattgagcATGGattggattcaggaaaaacaaatcacataacttgtcaaatcatcattaaacgaatcgcgcgtcttgccaagaaataacagctcacaatgaataacaagatcaaagtacaatgaaacgaatcgcgtgtcttttgccgattcttaagccaccatgtaagtgtcaagaaatggtagcgcgcaatgaacaacaaagttaaaacaccataaaacgaatcgcgcgtcttgccaattcttaagccaccatgtaaatgtcaagcaatggtagcgcgcaatgaacaacaaagttaaaacaccataaaacgaatcacgtgtcttgccgattcttaagcatgcaactgtcaagaaatggtagcgtgcaatgaataacaagattaaattatcatgaaacgaattgcgcgtcttgccgattcgcaagtcaccctgcaaatgtcacaaacactcaagcgcatactTCGCACCCGCAAAGTACTCtgcaaatcataaaagaattaggcccaagaacatgagagtcctcgataacggcgtcaggaggccagcccaaccaccgtcttaccgtacAGAACAAGGATCTCGAAAAgaggaatgaaagtcagatgtctggaagatcaaataggccaccaggacaggagctcaggaagtagctgctgctctgcaccaggacctctgaatagtaagcacttggagctgggctggctcctttttatagagtcttggcccagcccacaaccacacacaggcatgttgcagggaaagtctctagaaggctctggaaagggaccacaccctaacacactctgaaagcctgcagcaatacattgcaaatgaacagcatttgtaagcacattaaaaataagtcttcaggattgaactctgcaatgcaaaaggttaaacaacaacatatcagcacaatgcataaattatgttgttttgagagtgcagggtttttgcattctagtcgccaatagagcgcgcactgaccTAGTGTTGACACATTGAAGCCCCTGTAGAATAAgagctacaaaggaaaaaacaaagacataaccTGCATAATGGTCACTTTCATTCTCACAGTGCAGCGGGGACAACAACTGGACATAGAAAGCAGCAGGCAACCTTAACACGGCAACTTTAGGCATGTCTTGAAGACTTTTTGCAGTACAGCCACTAACATGCTACCACAAAGGTCCATGGGTTTTCCCATAAGGAAAACCATGCAGGTCACACGCTGTGAAGTAGGTACGTCAGAGATCCTGTCCTAGTACAGGAGACAGTGGTTCTGGAGGGCCCTAGACCGCGTGCCACCATGTTAACAGTAACTCACGTAATTCAGTGTAGCAACCTCACACAATATTACTGAGAATTCTGTGAGATTGTGCATAGTTATGTGAGAAGGGTAATACTGcgtttagcgctatttcttagcacaaaaatgccTCTTCACATCTGAAATGTGTGCgaaaatgcattttgcactaagaaatagtgttAATTGCACCTGAACATGAACAGCGAGCTGCcacttgctaaatgtgcttttGGGGTACAATTTTCCCTCAAATTAATctctgcatttagcgctattttcttagcgcaaaatgccccCTCATATCCAAATTAGGCACAAGAATGGTTTTTGCCCTAAGTAGTGCAAAAATGTTCTGTGGGGGGAGGGAGGATTTTCTACCAAGTATGCTACCATCATTTACCACAATTTACTTAGCGCAAAATGCAATAGAACACGAATAGTGCGCATGAGCAGCCACTGgtgctcgctaaatgtgctcttgtagTAGTTTTTTTCCCACCAAGTTGCTCATAGCTATGCAAGCAGGAGTAATTGCATGATGATTGGTAATTCTGCCTCAAAGAATAACATGGAATTACCAAAATTATTCTGATTTCTTCGGCGTATTAAAAATTCCACCTGGACCTAGTACAGCCTGCTTCTACCTTCACAGCTGCATGCTGCTCCAGGGCGACAGCACTCAGTACACTACAGCCCCCTCCTGGCATACTGGGGTCATAACAGGCACAGGGCCACAGCCTCTTCAGGTCACAGCTCTACACAGGTCGACAGACTTCTTCTCTAAACAGCAATGCATCATGGCTTTTCATACAGGGGTTGTGGGCAGCGCAAAGGTTTTcactttgtgcaattcagccacaagATGAATATCTCTTTTTTCTTCTATAGCACTTCAAAGGTTAATGGTTTGCCTTTAATTCTGGGTGCATGAGGTTAGAGTGTGACTGACAGGCAGGAGCCACATGAAAGTCAAGTTTTAGTGCATCCTGTATGTGgcttagattcttattatacaaggTGAAACATTACAGCCTGTTAGACACACAACAGAGATTTGCCTAGGACCACACCACTTGGTCAAGCAGGgaagggagaatgatctcctgtatttTGCTTTCACATTGTTCATTGCAGCCACTGATAGAACTCtgtggattctatgtcaggaccggaggcgaggattatgcatcatctttcttcactttttattaacagcaggttcaaagttcaacaatatAAAAatgaactacaacacccatgggacAGCGTcaccatggcaaccaatgtccaatcactgtTCTATCCGACAGTCCGTATAAATAGCCAGCAGTGCTGACgtccgtcctctttcttcactgctcattcGTCAGTTAAGTCATTTCCCTTACTGTCTCTGAGTTCAGAAGGAGTGCTTATATATTCTGTATTTGTTTGCCATTGCATGCGCTTTCGCTGCCTCCTGGCTTGCTTATAGTCGCTGTTTATATCAGCAACAACGCGCAGTAGGCAGTTTGCTTTGCCCGAGCGCAGATTATGGTTTTAATCTAcgtcgggtccaccagagggcgctctttcaCGCGCTCCGGTGCCCGAAGCGTTTCCCGTCAGCGATCCGAGCCGCGTTAAGCGCTCGATCGCCTTAAAGTAAGGCGTTAGGGTTTTTAGTGAGCACACAGCTCTTTTTTAACCCTCCAAACCCCGCAATTACATCGCGTTTGCAGTTGGACAGCTCTCTTTCAGAGTGTGACGCAGCGATCGCGGATCGTGCGTTGAGACCGTTGGTCTCCTCGATTACTGACAGGAGTGCGGGGGGGGCTTCCCTCAGTATTTTTTTAAGGGAGTTTTCTTCTGTCTTGACCCTCTCTGTGTCCCTCCATGCAGTCCTCTCAGGACCACGatatctaccccaccctgtccccaAGGGAGGGCACCTCTCAGCTgaagcttccccctgaggtggatgTCCTCCTTACCCAAGCCATCAGTAGGGCCTTGGCCCCTCTGAAGGATAGTGTGGCCAAACAATCCGACCAGGTTTTTAGGGGGACAGGCATGTTTGGGGAGACGTGGGCTGACCATAGAAGTGCGGCGGCCCCCAAGAAAATTCACAAGCGCGATgcggggcacctggaaggcttTGATATCCTTACGAAAGTCTTCCATAAGAGTGCATGCACGCTGAAGCGATCACCCTTCCGGGAGGGTTCTTACCCCAGAGAGACCGGTGAAGAAGTTCACCACATACCAGATCCGGATGCAGGGTCAACCAAGCGGGTTGAGGGGGACACTGAGGGGGATTCTTCCTCTGAGGAGGagcaggattcagggcgtctgaccTCTAACTTAACAGACCCGCAGGAGGCTGAGGACTCTGACTCCGAAATGTTTCAACCAGAGGATATTTACCACCCTAGATCCTCTGATTGGCGCCCGGGGAAGAGAGTGGCGGACTATGTCGCCAGTAAAATTTGGCAACCTCTAGATAAGGAGGTTAGGACCCGGCTGAGATCCGAATGCCCTCGCCCTACTCTGCCAGCAAAGTAGCAGTGACACCAGAGATTGACCCGAAGATGTGCACATTCTTCGCGAAATACGTTAAAGACCCCAAAAAGGGCATCGACCGCTCCTGGAGAGGATGCCAGGACAAACTGTTGGACGTCCTGGGACCTCTAACACAGATCATACAACTTGCTGAACACGCGAAGCACACCAATGCTCCCCTGCCTACGGATATCGTAGCGGGATGGGCCCAGAGGGCAGTATGTCTATTGGGCAACGCTAATTGCGCAATCTCCGCGGAGAGGCGACGATTCTTACTCATCAAGATCGACCCCAAATTAGGAGAACTCTCCAACTCagaggcaggggctattgcccaagggaACCTGTTTTGAGACCCTTTTGTGAAGGTGTTGGGCAAGTTTGTGGCCACCTTCTCAGCGCTTGATAAGGCGCAAACCTCCATAAAAAAGATCTTCCCGgggaaggtttttggaggggcgggaagaggcaggggtcgctcctccggccgcACATACCAACAAGGCCCCAGTTCCTACCCCTCCAAAAACAATGGATGGCGAGACAGCCGACAAGGCGCCTTCTTCCCCAATCGAGGTAGAGGGAAAAGCAGAAGAGGCGCCAGGAGCGGAGCGAACGCTCCCTGAGGTACCAACGGTGAGTATTACCCTTTTTTACCCTCAAATGCTTGGAGGGAGGCTGCATTTCTTCACACACAAGTGGTCTCAAATAACATTGGACGCCTGGGTTCTCCAGACGGTGTCAGGGTCCCACATAGAGTACTGGGGAACTCCGGTCCAGGAGGTAACGCAGCGGCCTTTGGTCTTTTCGGAGTCAGACACTGCGCTGATAGACTAAGAGGTCCAGGATCTCCTGCGCAAGGAAGCCATTCGCGTGTCAGTCTGTCACCCCAGAGGTTTCGTGAGCAATCTTTTTCTCgtggagaaaaaggacaaaggtttcCGGACAGTCATCAATCTCAGAGCCTTCAACGAGTGGGTCGTGtacaggcacttcaaaatggaaggcattcacatgCTCAGGGATCTCCTGCTGCATGGGGATTGGCTGATTcgactggacctcaaggatgcttacctgaCGGTCCAGATTTTTCCCCCTCATCGCCGATTCCTGCAATTCCTCTGGAGGGATCAGGTGTTCGAGTTCACATCCCTGCCCTTCGGACTGTCgtcggcaccttggtgcttcacgaaactgctcaaaccagtggtggagtacCTACGGTCTCGAGGGATCCGTTTGATAATTTACCTCGACGACATCCTCCTGGTGGACCAGTCCCGCACGCAGCTAATATCCAATGCAAACACAGCTATTCAGCTCCTCCAGGACTTGGGGTTCGTGATAAACTCCCAGAAGTCGGACCTTCTTACCTCATAGTCCATGACCTTCCTGGGGTTCCTCATCGACTCCCAGGCAGCCTCCCTCAGTCTCCCTGGCTAGCAGATATCCAAAATCAAGAAAGAGTTGTCAAAGGTCTTTAAGCGCGACAGGATCTCGCTCCGACAAttggccagagtggtgggactcctctcatcctcgattcaggccatcttcccgggcccgcttcactacagggcccttcaacgCCTGAAGGCTCACCACCTGCGACGCGGCCTTACTTATTCCGAACTGATAACTCTCCCCCAGGAGGCACGGacggagatccagtggtggctggaccacatggaggcgtgGAACAGCAGGGCGATCTTCAGAGCCTCGCCGGACCTCGTGATAGAGTTGGACGCCAGCCATTACGGCTGGGGGGCCTGATGTGGGGATGTCTCaatcgggggacgctggaccccacgGGAACTCAACCTTCACATCAACTGCCTTGAACTCCTAGCGGGATCCTTCGCGATCAAGTCCTTGACGCGGGACAAGGTCTCCTGTTGCATTCTCTTGAGAatggacaacgtatcggcggtGCAATACATAAACCGTTTGGGGGGCACCCACTCGAAAGCCCTAGCGGAGCTGGCGaaggatttctggcacttctgcctccAACAGCAGATATCGGTGACGGCGGAGTACCTTCCGGGCTCCCAGAACACCcttgcggactggaactccagatatctggaggATCCCAGCATTTGGTCGACTGGACAGAACTGTATTCCTTGCGCTCATGAAGCGCTGGGGTCTCTGTTCAGTGGACCTCTTTGTGTCCAGGTGGAATGCCCACCTACCAcaatacttcagctggcgtccggacccCGGTGCGGCGGCGGTAGACGCATTCCTACAGGATTGGGGGCGGGATCAGAGTTATGCGTTTCCCCCTTTCCTCCTAATCCCGAGAGTGACAGCGCAAGTACGTCACCAAGGGGCTACAGTGATCCTGATTACTCTGCTGTGGAGATCGCAGGTGTGGTTTCCTTCCCTTCTGGAACTCTCTTGCGATCTTCTGTTTCAGCTTCCGGTCTTCCCGACCATTCTATTGAATCCAGAAGGACAGTTACACCcgctggtccttcagggccatctcTCTTTGGTGGCTTGGAGGATTTCTGGTCCTGCTGGACGGACCACAGACTTTCACAGGAGGCTGAAAGATTTATCAGACAAGCTTGGGCACTGAGTACCTGTAAAAGATACAAGTATCGCTAGGCTCATTGGTGTGTGAGAAGGCAtatcgatcccatgggggcccagatTACTGATGTCATAAATTTCCTAGCCGCTCTTGCGGAGGCAGGTCAGTCCTACTGCTCGATTAATTTGGTTTGATCTGTGATATCAGCGGGACACCCCCCCATTAACAATTGCCCGGTGGGGGGAGCACCCATGGGTGAGCAAGCTACTAAAAGGCATCCGGTTGACCAGACCTCCTGAACCCAGGTACTCCACATTGTGGGACGTCAACCAGGTTCTACACCTGTTGCTCTCTAGGCAAGACAACCAGTATCTTTCCCAGAAGGAATTGTCAGCAAAGTTAGCTATTCTGCTCTGCCTCATCTCGTGTAAGCATGTCTCGGATGTGAGAGCTCTGGACATATCCGCTAGGGTTTTGTCTCCAGAGGGATATCCAGACGTACAAagtgtaataccaggtcggtaacctATCCTGCTTTTGAACATACGCCCAAACTCTGTGTGGTAAGGTATCTGAAGGCATATGAGGAAGTGACAGCTGAACTTCGGCCCCTGGGGGAACGACAATTGTTGATTTCCATAAAGAAACCCTTTAGAGCAGTTTCCTCCCCCTCCATTGCTAGGTGGGTCAAATGGATTTTGATGGAAGCGGGCATcaatgtgcaggtttttggggcacaCTCCACTCCGGGGGCCATGGCCTCCAAAGTAGTACAGCTAGGGGGAAGGCAGGAGGACATCATGAACGCGGCCGACTGGTCGTCGGAATCCacgtttaaaaaaatctattttaagcCCATCCACAAAGCAGCCTCTTTGGTGGTaggtaagctttaaacatgcataatcctcgcctccggtaaGGACACGGAGTTTTTATGCATCTCTGCGGAATGCCAGAGTCaaattctgtgagttctgcccaaTCCGGTTGTGAGGTCACTTACTGTGACGTCACTTCCTGTGACGCCATGTGCAGTACCCGTGGCATGATGCCACTGACATACCGCCTACTGTGGTTAGTCCCCCcaccacttttatttttattttaagactCCAGCCCTGTTTTTCATATATCTTTTGTGTCCTTTAACTTCGCTGCTTGAGAATACAGTTAGGACAGTCGTCATAATCGAGCCTGTGTCTTGTAATAGCATTTTGAAGAAATAATGaaagaagcagagttgaggtaaaAGTTGTGTGTGAGGATTTAAATGATTTCGCTCTATGTTCTTAGATCGAGGAATTAGGTACAACTAACAACTTAGGGTGTATTGATATAAGAGGAATTCCCACCTTCGAGTCGATCGCTAAAATACTCGGAAGAAGTAACCAGTTGTAAAGAAGACTCGAGTTCCGTTAGATACTAAAAGACTTTATTTTGACAGCTTCCAACCCCTCCCGCCCACTTATGCAGCACGGCATCTCTGTCAGGCCGGGGCGCGGACCACTGTCCCATTGGCCTGGGGCTGGCAGCTCCCTCTTGACGGGGCGAGCTTGACCCCCGCCGGCCCTTCACCACTCCCCGCGGCCTCCCTCCGCCCGTCCCGCGCCAATCCCCGCTACTTCTTCCGCCGGACCCCGCCCGGCTGCCCCACCTCACTGCTGTGGGACGGGAAGTTAAGAGCAAGCGGGACGCGAAAGAGCGAAGACAGAGTCGAGTTGCCGGAAATTAAAGGCCCGTGATGTCAGCGCCGGGGGCGGTGGGCTGAGTGCGGGGCCGAGGCGCGGGGCTGGGAGTCACGGGACAGCCTGCGCCCCTGGGATGCCGCTGGGGCGGGCACGGCAGGCAGCGGGGAGCCAGCATGAGTCAGGCCGGGCGGCCGCCCCGCCGGGCGTCGGACTTGGAGGACTTCGGCCGCTGCCAGGAGCTGAGGGAGGCGCTGCGAGCGGAGGGAGGCGGCGTGGAGGTGCACAGCAGCCCGGACGGGCGGCACCTCCTGCTGCTGCGGAGGGACCGCCGGCTGCTGCAGGCCTTTGACCGTATCCCGTCACCTGCCGCGCCGCACCGGCCCCGGGGCCGCCTGCAAAGGAGCTGGGCGCCGCTGCAGCCCTCCGTGGCCGGGCTGCTGTTCCTGGAGGGCTCGGGCCCCGCCTGGGTGCTGGCCGTGGTTTGGGAGAACGGCCAGGCGGAGGTGTGGGGTTACCGGGAGGAGGAGGACGGCTGGTCGCAGCGGCAGAGCTTGGAGCTGTGCATCAGCCCCCGGGCCCGGGTGGTGGCTGTATGCAGCCACCGGCGGGGCTTGACCTGGTGCGAGGAGAGACCACCCTCGGGTGCTAGCCTGGCCAGTGCCGCCACTCTTGGCTACTGCGTGTGCCACCGTGACCTGGAACTCCGCGGTCCCCAACTGATCCTGGGGCCCATGAAGATCCTCCTTCACCACAGCCCtcgttttcagctgctggcttctCCGCAACACGTCTACCTTCTGCCAAGTACTCCCACCAACCCGAGCTGTATTTCCAAAACTCTGCTCGTCTGGGCGCCTGCAGAGGGCAAAGTCAGGGTGGTGGCCCCGTCCACAGGTGCCATCCACAGCACAGGCCTCACGCTGGGGGACTCAGATTTCAAGAACCTCTTGTTCAAGTGCCTTGGGCTAATGCCCTCCATTGAGCATGCAGATATTCAAAGCTTTGCCTTGTCCAGATGTGGGGGATTATTGCTCGTGACCCAAAGAGGGGTAGTGAGTTTGCTTCAACCTGAAGGCACTCTGAGACGTGTTTACGACTTTGGTGGTAGCCCCCTTGACCCTGAGGAGCTTGTCCAGATGCAGATTTTTGGCGGTACTTTGGTCTGCTTTCTTTCCGGAGTCCTCTATCTCATCAATTCAAACATTGGGCGATTGAGGGAAAAGAAGATTCTCAGTACTAATAAGATCCTTTTCATGCCACCCTTCAGCGAGGGCAAAATCCAGTTTCTGACACACACGGGCATTTATGAGATTGCCCTGCCTGACATCCCTGTTGGAGGTAGCGGTTCAGATCCAGTACTTGTGGAGATGGTTTATGAAGAAGCCTGCAAATACTATCAGCAGAGGAGCCTGGGGAACACAACACTTACTGTGGAGAGCCTAAAAGAAGGGGGTATGTTCCAGGCTCCCCTTGCACTCTCATCCATACTGCAGTCTCGTCAGAATGCCAAGATTCCTGCTGACCATCGAGGACAATTTGATAAACTGATGCACACTATAAATGCTGACATTGAAATTTACCTAAGTTTGAAACATCTCAAGTCATGCATTATCAGCTTGTCTGAAACAGATACTGAACAGTATTGTGAAAATCTGGTGGATCAGGAGATCATTCGCCTTCTTAATTCTGGTTTGGAGAGTGAGAACATGGTGTACATGAACTACT encodes:
- the HPS6 gene encoding BLOC-2 complex member HPS6 — encoded protein: MSQAGRPPRRASDLEDFGRCQELREALRAEGGGVEVHSSPDGRHLLLLRRDRRLLQAFDRIPSPAAPHRPRGRLQRSWAPLQPSVAGLLFLEGSGPAWVLAVVWENGQAEVWGYREEEDGWSQRQSLELCISPRARVVAVCSHRRGLTWCEERPPSGASLASAATLGYCVCHRDLELRGPQLILGPMKILLHHSPRFQLLASPQHVYLLPSTPTNPSCISKTLLVWAPAEGKVRVVAPSTGAIHSTGLTLGDSDFKNLLFKCLGLMPSIEHADIQSFALSRCGGLLLVTQRGVVSLLQPEGTLRRVYDFGGSPLDPEELVQMQIFGGTLVCFLSGVLYLINSNIGRLREKKILSTNKILFMPPFSEGKIQFLTHTGIYEIALPDIPVGGSGSDPVLVEMVYEEACKYYQQRSLGNTTLTVESLKEGGMFQAPLALSSILQSRQNAKIPADHRGQFDKLMHTINADIEIYLSLKHLKSCIISLSETDTEQYCENLVDQEIIRLLNSGLESENMVYMNYLFNTFPHASWKSISRCLQLQQNGVGQSIDKAVLDVWKKILVPIPSMSQEAAVNGVLPLFELICQSMYSYKPKGLASFVAKAQQYVGVHWNYSNNCEVNPLYKRAMSVLEKRRFNTTASDDTDIEVDILLCSERPTAVTQAVNLLIQGKRWGKVVEVAARYLRVSPVVHKDVFTIFLIEFAQHRELDPYLDQVWEMCPQEMKATEILNIVLKHIPSSADDCVPFSSHSGDQVTIGLLRPLLNKVLQFRSSSDGLFDDKLHTPSFPPQTPPREHRIMPKTVSEH